A single region of the Bifidobacterium asteroides DSM 20089 genome encodes:
- a CDS encoding ABC transporter ATP-binding protein, translated as MKRTVDPSGQGEPFPIHASGLCKQVSPRKAEIITLLNNVEFTASWRAMTGIVGPSGSGKSTLLYCLAGLEPVSSGQVEVLGRRISAMGPAASARFRRAHLGFVFQSYNLVPSMSVEDNLKLPFILRKTRWPENQAAKLLDRLRIRGLLKANVTLLSGGEQQRVALARALISEPDIIFADEPTGALDQETGDVVVNELAAFAGRQGHAVIMVTHSPEVASRCNILVHLCDGRIATADKVPVPKAGI; from the coding sequence ATGAAGCGTACTGTCGATCCTTCCGGCCAGGGCGAGCCCTTCCCCATCCATGCATCTGGTCTGTGCAAGCAGGTTTCACCCAGGAAAGCGGAGATCATAACTCTCTTAAACAATGTGGAATTCACTGCTTCCTGGAGAGCTATGACCGGGATTGTAGGGCCATCGGGCAGCGGCAAATCAACTCTGCTCTACTGCCTGGCTGGTCTCGAACCAGTCAGCTCGGGCCAGGTGGAAGTCCTGGGTCGGCGCATCTCTGCCATGGGGCCTGCGGCGTCGGCACGGTTCCGGCGTGCGCACCTGGGCTTCGTTTTCCAGTCCTATAATCTCGTGCCTTCGATGAGTGTGGAGGACAATCTCAAGCTGCCCTTCATTCTGCGCAAGACTCGCTGGCCGGAGAATCAGGCGGCCAAGCTGCTGGACAGACTGCGCATCAGGGGGCTGCTCAAGGCCAATGTGACCCTCCTGTCAGGCGGCGAGCAGCAGCGGGTTGCCCTGGCCCGCGCGCTGATTTCGGAACCCGATATCATCTTCGCCGATGAGCCTACTGGCGCCCTTGACCAGGAGACCGGCGATGTGGTCGTCAATGAGCTCGCCGCCTTCGCCGGTCGACAGGGCCATGCAGTGATTATGGTCACCCATAGTCCGGAAGTCGCCTCCCGCTGCAACATTCTGGTGCATCTGTGCGACGGTCGCATAGCCACAGCCGACAAGGTTCCTGTGCCGAAAGCGGGCATCTGA